In the Paenibacillus sp. FSL R7-0337 genome, TTGGATGTGTGAAAAAAAGTCTCTAGGCTATAAGCTGCTCCCGGTACCCAACCGGAGGTAGCTTATTTAACTTTTGTTGCGTTCGATGCTTATTGTCAAAGTGGATATATTCTTCAATTCTTCTTTGTATTTCATCTATATTTTAGATATCACAAAGGCAGAGTCCTTCCACATTGAGATGCGAAAAGAAGCTCTCTCAGTGAGTCATGCTGATATGGGCGCCAACCTTTGGCTGAATATATGGTATGGATGAGGAGCGTATTCGGTCCTATTTATCCATCATAGGCTAGACCAATTGCGGAAAGTTCTCATAAAGGTCTCAATAATATTTCATTTTTGGAAAACGGCCGAGATTCCAGAAGGATTCTCAGCCGTTGTACAAGGATTGCCTATGTGTATACTTCAGCACGACTTCGGAATATCCGAAATCGCAATTTCGAAATCGACGGATATCGTCCCCCGGATCACTTGTTGCTCACTGTCTAATTTGGCAGATAAGTCTACGCTTTGCATGATTACATCGTCGCCTTTGTACCGCTTGCGGGATAGATAGTAGGTCGCCAGCTCGCTGCAGAATTGGGTGTAGTTTTTTTCATGAATGAACTTGTTGTGCTCACCAAAGATACTGTAAACCTTCCGGTAAGGAATGTAGTCCGCAAATCTCTGTATCACATGATCCACGTCCCACTTATACTGATTCGCCAATTGAACGATCTTGAACAGCGCCATAAAAATCTCGTTCTCACAGGTGGAGATATACTCTATATATTCTTCCAGCACCTCAATCTGCCCATCCATTAAGCGGTAAAGGTACGTATTAGCCGTTCCCCATTCTATATATTGAGCCTTAATACGTCTTGCTTCTTCGTCATCTTCCCGTATCCAGCTATGATCCAAGTACTGAGGTACCATATCCAGTGCGGTTTTATAGTCGCCCAGCTCTTCATAAACACAGGATCTCATAAGCTGAGCATATAAAATATATGTATAGAGTGGCTTTTTATTAAATTGATTACTGCTATGCTTACGATGCACTTGTCCGTGGAGTTCATACTGAACAGTGGCTACTCTTAGCAGTTCTTCTACAGACTGAGATACTTTGTCCCACGCCTGAAGCCCGCTGTATAAATTAGCTAACTGCTTCAGCGCATCCAACTGATGGACTTCGTCCAGCTTATCGACATAATTCTCTAATAAAGTAGCAGCGATTAGATTTTGCTGCGGATCATCGCCAAGATTAATCAGGAAGAGTCGATACTGGCAGAGCGCCAATCGTTCGGAATGCTGATATTTCTCGCTGGCTCCCACATTGTCATAGATTAATGCAGCGGCCTGCCAGTTCTTCTGCTCAAACAACTCCTCGGCAACCTCGAACAGCAGCGGTGCATACAGCAGATTATCCAGTAAATTCTGCGCCACCCGCTCAATACAATCCAGACGCGATAACGCCGCACATTGCAGCAGGAACGGCCGTAAACGCCGCCAAGTCGGTGTCGAATCATATAAACATTCATCCACATACTGACTGTAAAAGTAATCCTCCGGCAGCCCCATCCCGCTGGTTACGCGGGTTAGGTGGTTCATCGCCAAGGCCTGTTGGCCTTTCATCACCCGGCTGAGTGTGCCGGAATGAATTCCGCTGGCAATCGCAAACTGATTAATAGACAATTTATGTTTTGTGAGATACGCCGCTATCTCGTCCCGGATTTTGACTGTATGCTCCACTGCATTTACCACCTTTTTTATACACGTATCCGTTGGATTTCATATTTGAATTAACAGTATTTTCTAGATCAATGCTTAAGCGGGCGGCCGTTTATTCGTCCGGTAGGCATTATCGTATGTATTGAGTAGCTCATCCAGCACTACAGATTGCCGCAAAACCTCCGGATGATTCAAACCGCCATATTGAATATGTAATTTATGAAGCTTACTTCTAGCTTGCTCTATACGAATTCTAACGATTGCTGGACTATGCATGGGAATCCCGCCTCCTTATGCAACATTATAGATTTTTATGTAAAACTACAAAATATTGGACTGATTGCATTATCTGTTAAAGTGAATATATTGACAAAGTTCGGCGTGATAAGAGTTGTCCATAAAAAAGACGCCCCCGCATTAGCGGAAGACGCCTAAGGTGATACTGTATAATTGCAGCTGCTTATTCAGCCGCCTGAACCATGTCCCATTACTTGAATCATTTGTTGTTGTACAGGTTTGCCCACTATCTGTGCTACAGGCACAGTAATTAGTAGAGCAATGCTACACGAGGCTAGCAATAATAGGAGTTTTCTTTTCACTTGCATCCCGCACCTCTCTTATTAAGATTTTGTATTGCATCTGCTCATCTTCTCCAGCAATATGCCTATTCTGCTCGAATAAGTCAACACATTTGAAGATGAAGCTCTCATTGTTAAGCTTAGCAGATGATTCCAAAGCTTCTAGGATATATCTTATTCCTTCACTGCGCTTATTCCGCAAACAATAGACTCCCAATTCTACAAGAAATCTGGTATGCTGATCCGCTTTAATCTGCTGATTGTACACTCCGAACTCAGTGAGATGTATCCTATAGGGCATGTAACTAGAGAAACGTTCTAAAATAGAATCCACATTCCAATTGTACAGGTTTGCAGATTTGACGATATAGAATAAGGCTACGAAAATCTCCCCTTGTTGCGTGGAAATATAATTAACGTAATCAGCTAACACCTCTATTTGTCCATCGAGTAAGCGATACAGATAAGTATTAGCCTTGCCCCATTCCTGAAACTGCGCTACAGTCCTCTTCGCTTCCTCACTTACTTCATGTATCCAATTCACGTCCAAATATAGAGGCACAAGGTCAAGAGCCGCTTTGTAATCCCCACATTCTCCGTATGCATTTGAACGCATTAGATGGGCATACAATATATAGAAGCAAAGAGGTCTTTCTCCGCTTTTCACTGCGTCTTTATTTCTCG is a window encoding:
- a CDS encoding helix-turn-helix transcriptional regulator, which translates into the protein MKPAVMIRDQLADYLTQHGLSINQFAISSGINSGTLSRIINGHQPIAMSHLESITAGMGLGEDFFYSLYVEECFYYSAPTWRRLRPFIVKCAELGRTDCIGLLVENLLDNLTYVPMLYEVAEGLFQQGHWPAAALLYENVSASEKYQYSERLATCQYRLFLIALGDDQSTNLRAATLFESYIPRLDEADQLDALRNLMDVYFSLQLWSKVNELALELLRIATIRYDLYCHSRNKDAVKSGERPLCFYILYAHLMRSNAYGECGDYKAALDLVPLYLDVNWIHEVSEEAKRTVAQFQEWGKANTYLYRLLDGQIEVLADYVNYISTQQGEIFVALFYIVKSANLYNWNVDSILERFSSYMPYRIHLTEFGVYNQQIKADQHTRFLVELGVYCLRNKRSEGIRYILEALESSAKLNNESFIFKCVDLFEQNRHIAGEDEQMQYKILIREVRDASEKKTPIIASLV
- a CDS encoding helix-turn-helix transcriptional regulator; its protein translation is MEHTVKIRDEIAAYLTKHKLSINQFAIASGIHSGTLSRVMKGQQALAMNHLTRVTSGMGLPEDYFYSQYVDECLYDSTPTWRRLRPFLLQCAALSRLDCIERVAQNLLDNLLYAPLLFEVAEELFEQKNWQAAALIYDNVGASEKYQHSERLALCQYRLFLINLGDDPQQNLIAATLLENYVDKLDEVHQLDALKQLANLYSGLQAWDKVSQSVEELLRVATVQYELHGQVHRKHSSNQFNKKPLYTYILYAQLMRSCVYEELGDYKTALDMVPQYLDHSWIREDDEEARRIKAQYIEWGTANTYLYRLMDGQIEVLEEYIEYISTCENEIFMALFKIVQLANQYKWDVDHVIQRFADYIPYRKVYSIFGEHNKFIHEKNYTQFCSELATYYLSRKRYKGDDVIMQSVDLSAKLDSEQQVIRGTISVDFEIAISDIPKSC
- a CDS encoding aspartyl-phosphate phosphatase Spo0E family protein translates to MHSPAIVRIRIEQARSKLHKLHIQYGGLNHPEVLRQSVVLDELLNTYDNAYRTNKRPPA